The proteins below come from a single Herpetosiphonaceae bacterium genomic window:
- a CDS encoding GTP-binding protein: MRCIAFTGFLGSGKTTAILAVAQALGERGERVAIVENERGAIGVDGPYLEAQGLGVREISDSCICCDIQSNLGHTVRLLDSLYHPTWVLVEASGVAHPDELANTIEDEDIQGALWSMVALIDAVRFDRLWPDIGGLGYLLRWQIERADVALLTKPDAVSETQLETIVGALREVRPDVTLLPIVLSQPRAGAQIVQALEALARC, from the coding sequence ATGCGATGTATTGCGTTTACCGGCTTTCTCGGCAGCGGCAAAACGACGGCGATTCTGGCGGTGGCGCAGGCGCTCGGCGAGCGCGGCGAGCGCGTGGCGATCGTCGAGAACGAGCGCGGGGCGATCGGCGTGGACGGGCCGTACCTTGAGGCTCAGGGCTTGGGCGTGCGCGAGATCAGCGATAGCTGCATCTGCTGCGACATCCAGAGCAATCTCGGCCACACCGTCCGGCTGCTCGACAGCCTCTATCACCCAACCTGGGTGCTGGTCGAGGCCAGCGGCGTGGCGCATCCCGACGAGCTGGCGAACACGATCGAGGACGAGGACATTCAGGGCGCGCTGTGGTCGATGGTCGCGCTGATCGATGCGGTGCGCTTCGATCGCCTGTGGCCTGATATTGGCGGCCTTGGCTACCTGCTGCGCTGGCAGATCGAGCGCGCCGACGTGGCGCTGCTGACCAAGCCCGACGCGGTAAGCGAGACGCAGCTTGAGACGATCGTCGGCGCCTTACGCGAGGTCCGCCCCGATGTGACGCTGCTGCCGATCGTGCTCAGCCAGCCGCGCGCGGGAGCGCAGATCGTCCAAGCGCTGGAGGCGCTCGCCCGATGCTGA
- a CDS encoding GNAT family N-acetyltransferase — translation MSDDLLLRDVTEADIPIFFEQQRDPDANYMAAFTAKDPADWDAFMARWARILGDESIVKQTILVDGQVVGSVSSFEQFGEREVSYWIGRDSWGRGIATRALAAFLERVQARPLHARAAKDNLGSLRVLEKCGFTICGEDKGFSNARGTEVEEFILILPASESGDSR, via the coding sequence ATGAGCGACGATCTCCTGCTGCGAGATGTTACCGAAGCCGACATTCCGATCTTCTTCGAGCAGCAGCGCGACCCCGACGCCAACTATATGGCCGCGTTCACGGCCAAAGATCCGGCGGACTGGGATGCCTTCATGGCGCGATGGGCCAGGATCTTGGGCGACGAGAGCATCGTCAAGCAGACGATCCTCGTCGATGGGCAGGTTGTGGGCAGTGTGTCGAGCTTCGAGCAGTTCGGGGAGCGAGAAGTGAGCTACTGGATCGGCAGGGACTCCTGGGGCAGGGGCATTGCTACCAGGGCGCTCGCAGCGTTTCTTGAGCGCGTCCAGGCCCGCCCGCTGCACGCTCGCGCCGCCAAAGACAATCTCGGCTCGCTGCGGGTGCTGGAAAAATGCGGATTCACGATCTGCGGCGAGGACAAGGGCTTTTCCAACGCACGCGGCACAGAGGTCGAGGAGTTTATCCTGATACTGCCAGCCAGCGAAAGCGGCGACTCGCGCTGA
- the plsY gene encoding glycerol-3-phosphate 1-O-acyltransferase PlsY: MVLQVLGLLLIGYLVGSIPFSFLVAKTRGVDLRTVGSGNTGASNVWRTLGFRYFVVALILDIFKGWLPAFLAHSVFQVPAIVVIGVGICAVLGHVYPVFLGFKGGKAVATTGGVVMGFAPVLTALAAIVWTIVYKLSGYPSVASMVDVVVIALTATAMTLWGWLDPVYAAFLWVAVFYVFYLHRANIQRLLRGQEHGIGPKDQRTH, from the coding sequence ATGGTTTTGCAAGTCCTTGGTCTGTTGCTTATAGGATACCTGGTTGGCTCGATCCCGTTCAGCTTCCTGGTTGCCAAAACGCGGGGCGTCGATCTCCGCACTGTGGGCAGCGGCAACACGGGCGCGTCGAACGTGTGGCGGACGCTGGGCTTTCGCTATTTCGTGGTCGCGCTGATTCTGGATATTTTCAAAGGCTGGCTGCCCGCCTTCCTGGCGCACTCGGTGTTTCAGGTTCCAGCGATCGTGGTAATCGGCGTCGGAATCTGCGCGGTGCTCGGTCACGTCTATCCGGTCTTCCTTGGCTTCAAGGGCGGCAAGGCGGTCGCCACAACGGGCGGCGTGGTCATGGGCTTCGCGCCCGTGCTGACGGCGCTGGCGGCGATCGTCTGGACGATCGTCTATAAGCTGTCGGGCTACCCCTCGGTCGCGTCGATGGTCGATGTGGTGGTGATTGCGCTCACGGCGACGGCGATGACCCTCTGGGGCTGGCTCGACCCGGTCTACGCCGCGTTTCTCTGGGTGGCGGTGTTCTACGTCTTCTACCTGCACCGCGCAAATATCCAGCGGCTGCTGCGCGGCCAGGAGCATGGTATCGGGCCGAAAGACCAGCGCACCCACTAG
- a CDS encoding glycoside hydrolase family 31 protein — MQFELSSSAGRIVIEENCRIRFERQAQTILQSGQFPVFGLAYGVELSVTSIVSTEQREDGLLLALGTTVPHIRLTLEVEQTDTGFRLLLIGPESLPALGFNWLLDPGGPWYGQGERVIQTWPLDRQQVISEPLMPYDHAADGTLNITTPLWLNASGAAILAEEGAGELQATLGRSDDGLLRIVARAPELPFGLGFDAPLVMQGPRLALDVLLADSLPRAFMLALRFLGYPTSAPPEELFARPIWTTWAQYKMAITQEDVLRFAEAIVAQDYPRSVLEIDDRWQAGYGACIFDPAKFPDPKAMVEQLHAQGFKVTLWMPPFFDPQSPAFAEAADRGFLVRHPATGAPYLVRWWQGYGGLLDVSNQAALDWWLLNLRRLQTEYGVDGFKFDAGEGNFLPSDAVTAQPLSRHQYADRYVQWVAQHFEWTEVRTGWRAQRHGIFFREWDKWSRWGVDNGLHSVLTQALALSVIGYPFILPDMIGGNAYNDELPDRELMIRWTQLTALLPAMQFSIPPWRYDAEAAAICRRYAVLHGELAPYIHSLVGHTLRDGTPIVRPLFWHAPQDQTALRLDDQFLLGDLLLVAPILHPGQDARNIYLPEGRWRDRWNGAVFDGPLWLNGYAAPLETLPLFERLSP; from the coding sequence ATGCAATTTGAACTAAGCAGCTCGGCTGGGCGGATTGTGATCGAGGAGAACTGCCGGATTCGGTTCGAGCGACAGGCGCAGACGATCCTCCAGTCAGGCCAGTTCCCGGTATTTGGCCTGGCCTATGGCGTTGAGCTGTCCGTCACCTCGATCGTCAGCACGGAGCAGCGCGAGGATGGCCTGCTGCTAGCGCTGGGTACCACCGTGCCGCACATCAGGCTGACGCTGGAGGTCGAGCAGACCGATACCGGCTTCCGGCTGCTGCTGATCGGGCCGGAGTCGCTGCCCGCGCTCGGCTTCAACTGGCTGCTCGATCCGGGCGGCCCCTGGTACGGCCAGGGCGAGCGCGTGATCCAGACGTGGCCGCTCGACCGCCAGCAGGTGATCTCCGAGCCGCTGATGCCCTACGATCACGCCGCCGACGGTACGCTCAACATTACGACACCGCTCTGGCTCAACGCCAGCGGCGCGGCGATCCTGGCCGAAGAGGGCGCGGGCGAGCTTCAGGCGACGCTTGGGCGCAGCGATGACGGGCTGCTGCGGATCGTGGCGCGCGCGCCGGAGCTGCCGTTTGGCCTCGGCTTCGACGCGCCGCTCGTGATGCAGGGGCCTCGGCTCGCGCTCGACGTGCTGCTGGCCGATAGCCTGCCGCGAGCGTTCATGCTGGCGCTGCGCTTCCTGGGCTATCCGACGAGCGCGCCGCCCGAAGAGCTTTTCGCCAGGCCGATCTGGACGACCTGGGCGCAGTACAAGATGGCGATCACCCAGGAGGATGTGCTGCGATTTGCCGAGGCGATCGTCGCGCAGGACTATCCGCGCTCGGTGCTGGAGATCGACGACCGCTGGCAGGCCGGCTACGGTGCGTGTATCTTCGACCCCGCCAAGTTTCCCGATCCCAAGGCGATGGTCGAGCAGCTTCACGCGCAGGGCTTCAAGGTCACGCTGTGGATGCCGCCCTTCTTCGATCCGCAGAGTCCGGCGTTTGCCGAGGCCGCCGATCGTGGCTTTCTGGTGCGCCATCCCGCGACCGGCGCGCCCTATCTCGTGCGCTGGTGGCAGGGCTACGGCGGCCTGCTCGATGTCAGCAATCAGGCCGCGCTGGACTGGTGGCTGCTCAACCTGCGGCGCTTACAGACCGAGTATGGCGTGGACGGCTTCAAGTTCGACGCGGGCGAGGGCAATTTCTTGCCATCCGATGCCGTCACCGCGCAGCCGCTATCCCGCCACCAGTACGCCGATCGCTATGTGCAGTGGGTCGCGCAGCACTTCGAGTGGACGGAGGTGCGCACCGGCTGGCGCGCGCAACGACACGGCATCTTCTTTCGTGAGTGGGACAAATGGAGCCGCTGGGGCGTCGACAACGGGCTGCACAGCGTTCTGACGCAGGCACTAGCCTTGAGCGTGATCGGCTACCCGTTTATCCTGCCGGATATGATCGGCGGCAATGCGTACAACGACGAGCTGCCCGATCGCGAGCTGATGATCCGCTGGACGCAACTGACGGCGCTGCTGCCCGCGATGCAGTTTTCGATCCCGCCCTGGCGCTACGATGCCGAGGCCGCCGCGATCTGTCGGCGCTACGCCGTGCTGCACGGCGAGCTAGCGCCCTACATTCATTCGCTGGTCGGTCACACGCTGCGCGACGGCACGCCGATCGTGCGACCGCTCTTCTGGCACGCGCCGCAGGATCAGACGGCGCTGCGGCTGGATGATCAGTTCTTGCTAGGCGACCTGCTATTGGTCGCGCCGATCTTGCATCCCGGTCAGGACGCTCGCAATATCTATCTGCCTGAGGGTCGCTGGCGTGACCGCTGGAACGGCGCGGTCTTCGACGGCCCGCTCTGGCTCAACGGCTACGCCGCGCCGCTGGAGACGCTGCCGCTGTTCGAGCGTCTGAGTCCCTAG
- a CDS encoding AAA family ATPase produces MIVEQPALTAAQIEPVARWADAVRDNVARVIVGKTEVVDLLLVALLSGGHVLLEDVPGTGKTMLARALAITLGLSFKRVQCTPDLLPNDIVGVSVYHQPTGEFHFRPGPIFTNILLADEINRATPRTQSALLEAMQEHTATVDGATHPLPEPFLVLATQNPVEFEGTFPLPEAQLDRFLMQVAVGYPTIEDEARMLRSITSQHPIEQLTPVEGGSGVLHLQRLVDSIHVGDPVLRYLLRVITATRQHVELMLGASPRASLALHRASQAAAALAGRHFVVPDDVKRLALPVLAHRIIVRSESALRGRTATGVLQGILAETPIEDEAAA; encoded by the coding sequence ATGATCGTTGAACAACCGGCGCTCACGGCTGCTCAGATCGAGCCTGTCGCACGGTGGGCCGACGCCGTACGTGACAACGTGGCGCGGGTTATTGTCGGCAAGACCGAGGTCGTCGATCTGCTGCTGGTGGCGCTGCTGAGCGGCGGCCATGTGCTGCTGGAGGACGTGCCCGGCACCGGCAAGACGATGCTGGCGCGGGCGCTGGCGATCACGCTTGGCCTCAGCTTCAAGCGGGTGCAATGCACGCCCGATCTCCTGCCCAACGACATCGTCGGCGTGTCGGTGTACCACCAGCCGACTGGCGAGTTCCACTTTCGTCCGGGTCCGATCTTCACCAACATCCTGCTCGCCGACGAGATCAACCGCGCGACGCCGCGCACACAGTCGGCGCTGCTGGAGGCGATGCAGGAGCACACCGCAACCGTCGACGGCGCGACGCATCCGCTGCCGGAGCCGTTTCTGGTGCTCGCGACCCAAAATCCGGTCGAGTTCGAGGGCACCTTTCCGCTGCCGGAGGCGCAGCTCGATCGCTTCTTGATGCAGGTGGCGGTCGGGTATCCCACCATCGAGGACGAGGCGCGCATGCTGCGGTCGATCACCAGCCAGCACCCGATCGAGCAGCTTACGCCGGTCGAGGGCGGCAGCGGCGTGCTGCACCTGCAACGGCTGGTCGACAGCATCCATGTGGGCGATCCGGTGCTGCGCTATCTGCTGCGGGTGATCACTGCAACGCGGCAGCATGTCGAGCTGATGCTCGGTGCCAGCCCGCGCGCCAGTCTGGCGCTGCACCGCGCGTCGCAGGCGGCGGCGGCACTGGCCGGGCGGCATTTTGTGGTGCCCGACGACGTGAAGCGTCTGGCGCTGCCGGTGCTGGCTCACCGAATCATAGTGCGCTCCGAGAGCGCGCTGCGCGGACGGACAGCGACAGGCGTTCTCCAGGGCATTCTCGCCGAAACGCCGATCGAGGATGAGGCTGCGGCCTGA
- a CDS encoding cation:proton antiporter, which translates to MGIAADIAIILVAALLGGFIAQRLNQPLILGYIVAGVLVGPYTGGVTVTEIHDIELLAEIGVALLLFALGIEFSFQKLQRVRRIAFFGTAIQLILTILLGYGIGQALGWSAYESLWFGALISLSSTMVLLKTLMAQGSLGTLASRIMLSMLIVQDLAVVPMMIVLPELNNLERGLPILGLAVLRAIVFLLAMIYGGTRLIPALLKRIAAWNSRELFLISIMALGLGIGYISYLFGLSFAFGAFVAGMVLSESDYSHQALSDIVPLRDVFSMLFFVSVGMLLDPAFLLNNLLTVLLIVILVGTGKAVIFGGLTRIFGYGDRLPIVVGLGLFQIGEFAFVLGRVGLSRQAISPDLFSLVLTTALITMLLTPFATRVADPLARWYQRRRRSQPFQIAEMPETGLREHIIIAGYGRVGRYTANVLRRLGFPYIVIELDQEVMDRARDTGAPVIYGDASSTVVLEAAGIHTARLLLVTVPAAIDVELIVRQVRLLSPDLHIVARAAQLAQIEVLRSLGVYELVQPEFEAGLEMVRQSLLHFDIPTTEIQRLTDGVRHEQYRPFQTLHTDALVLDRLRRAGQGLEIEWVILPAHASLVGRSIEACAIRQRTGASVLTILRGEAIVHNPGPEMILMEDDIVAVLGTHEQRDAFRSLLEDSAVVGADAAPPR; encoded by the coding sequence ATGGGCATTGCTGCTGACATTGCGATTATTCTGGTGGCCGCGCTGCTTGGCGGCTTTATCGCCCAACGGCTTAATCAGCCGCTGATCCTGGGCTATATCGTCGCGGGAGTCCTCGTCGGCCCCTACACCGGCGGCGTGACCGTCACCGAGATCCACGATATTGAGCTGCTGGCCGAAATTGGCGTTGCTCTGCTGCTGTTTGCTCTGGGCATCGAGTTTTCCTTCCAAAAATTGCAGCGCGTCCGCCGCATCGCCTTCTTCGGCACCGCGATCCAACTGATCCTGACGATCCTCCTGGGGTACGGCATCGGCCAGGCGCTTGGCTGGTCAGCCTACGAGTCGCTCTGGTTTGGTGCGCTGATCTCGCTCTCAAGCACAATGGTGCTGCTCAAAACACTGATGGCTCAGGGCTCGCTCGGCACGCTGGCAAGCCGGATCATGCTCAGCATGCTGATCGTTCAAGATCTGGCGGTAGTGCCGATGATGATTGTGCTGCCTGAGCTGAATAACCTGGAGCGCGGCCTGCCGATCCTGGGCCTTGCGGTCCTGCGGGCGATCGTCTTTCTGCTGGCGATGATCTATGGCGGCACGCGCCTGATCCCGGCTCTGCTCAAGCGCATCGCGGCCTGGAACTCGCGCGAGCTGTTTCTGATCTCGATCATGGCGTTGGGTCTTGGCATTGGCTACATCTCCTATCTGTTTGGGCTTTCGTTCGCGTTTGGCGCGTTTGTGGCGGGCATGGTCTTGAGCGAGTCCGACTATAGCCACCAGGCGCTGAGCGATATTGTTCCGCTGCGCGATGTATTCAGCATGCTGTTCTTTGTCTCGGTCGGCATGCTCCTCGATCCGGCCTTCCTGCTGAACAACCTGCTGACGGTGCTGCTGATCGTGATACTGGTAGGGACCGGCAAAGCCGTGATCTTTGGCGGCCTGACGCGCATCTTTGGCTACGGCGATCGGCTGCCGATCGTTGTGGGGCTGGGCCTGTTTCAGATCGGCGAGTTCGCCTTTGTGCTGGGTCGTGTCGGCCTCTCGCGTCAGGCGATCAGCCCCGATCTTTTCTCGCTGGTGCTCACCACGGCGCTAATCACGATGCTCCTGACACCGTTTGCGACACGTGTAGCTGATCCGCTGGCTCGGTGGTATCAGCGCAGGCGGAGGTCGCAGCCTTTCCAGATCGCGGAGATGCCGGAAACCGGGCTGCGCGAACATATTATTATCGCGGGCTATGGACGTGTCGGACGCTACACCGCCAATGTGCTACGTCGTCTCGGCTTTCCCTATATCGTGATCGAGCTGGACCAGGAAGTGATGGATCGGGCGCGCGACACAGGCGCGCCGGTGATCTATGGTGATGCGAGCAGCACGGTCGTGCTCGAAGCCGCCGGTATTCACACGGCGCGGCTCCTGCTGGTGACAGTTCCGGCGGCGATCGATGTGGAGTTGATTGTGCGGCAGGTACGGCTGCTCAGCCCGGATCTGCACATCGTCGCGCGTGCGGCGCAGCTTGCGCAAATCGAGGTCCTGCGCTCGCTGGGCGTGTATGAGCTGGTTCAGCCGGAGTTCGAGGCCGGGCTGGAGATGGTGCGGCAAAGCTTGCTCCACTTCGACATACCGACCACTGAGATCCAGCGCTTGACGGATGGCGTGCGCCACGAGCAGTACCGTCCTTTCCAAACGCTGCATACCGATGCGCTGGTGCTGGATCGGCTGAGGCGGGCAGGACAGGGGCTTGAGATCGAGTGGGTGATCCTTCCGGCCCATGCGTCGCTCGTCGGACGCAGCATCGAGGCGTGCGCTATTCGGCAGCGCACCGGCGCATCGGTGCTGACGATCCTGCGCGGTGAGGCGATCGTGCATAATCCGGGGCCGGAGATGATTCTCATGGAAGACGATATTGTAGCTGTGCTGGGCACGCATGAGCAGCGCGACGCCTTCCGATCGCTGTTGGAGGATAGCGCTGTGGTCGGGGCGGATGCAGCACCTCCACGGTAA
- a CDS encoding DUF58 domain-containing protein: MPRLLNLAIVLLLVALGLRSELISFVALVLGAVALLSRLWLRQVERGLRVSREAPECLAHGEDATVTVLIANPTLLRVPWLEIRESVPFALRIALPQRQVISLGAGGTHRIRYRIHGARRGWHSLGPTQLFLGDALGLGRSLLQIGPTYITVYPRIVPLPELGLPATLSVGPLTGRRGEDPARPAGVRQYVPGDDVRRLDWKSTARQSTLLVRRADPTIAPETTIALAFARQDYAARVLQDALERAVTAAASLSMALLQRKLPISLVSNGYDPRDRQSGVILPFGKGDSQRRLVLGLLGRLEPGQDRSLLELLHGHPLPWGGTLALVVADLTLDLLPQIIALRQRGQQLTLLLVEATPSGRALARQQQLMVYVIDRQGQPVGAGYA, encoded by the coding sequence ATGCCCAGGCTGCTCAATCTGGCGATCGTGCTGCTGCTCGTCGCGCTTGGGCTGCGCTCGGAGCTGATCAGCTTCGTGGCGCTCGTCCTGGGCGCGGTCGCGCTGCTGAGCCGTCTCTGGCTGCGGCAGGTCGAGCGCGGCCTGCGCGTCAGCCGTGAAGCGCCCGAATGTCTGGCGCATGGCGAGGATGCGACGGTCACGGTGCTGATCGCGAATCCGACGCTGCTGCGCGTGCCCTGGCTGGAGATCCGCGAGAGCGTGCCGTTCGCGCTGCGCATCGCTCTGCCGCAGCGTCAGGTGATCTCACTGGGCGCGGGCGGCACGCACCGCATCAGGTACCGCATTCATGGCGCGCGCCGGGGCTGGCACTCGCTCGGTCCCACACAGCTCTTCCTCGGCGATGCGCTGGGCCTTGGCCGCAGCCTGCTTCAGATCGGTCCGACCTATATCACGGTCTATCCCCGGATCGTGCCGCTTCCGGAGCTGGGCCTGCCTGCGACGCTGAGCGTAGGGCCGCTGACCGGACGGCGCGGCGAAGATCCGGCGCGACCGGCGGGCGTGCGACAGTATGTGCCGGGCGACGATGTGCGGCGGCTCGACTGGAAATCGACCGCGCGCCAGAGCACGCTGCTGGTGCGCCGCGCCGACCCGACGATCGCGCCCGAAACGACAATCGCGCTGGCGTTTGCGCGGCAGGATTACGCGGCGCGCGTGCTGCAAGATGCGCTGGAGCGCGCGGTGACGGCGGCGGCGTCGCTCAGCATGGCCCTGCTCCAGCGCAAGCTGCCGATCAGCCTCGTCTCCAACGGCTACGATCCGCGCGACAGGCAGAGCGGCGTGATCCTGCCCTTTGGCAAAGGCGACAGCCAGCGTCGGCTGGTGCTGGGTCTGCTCGGACGGCTGGAGCCTGGACAGGATCGCAGCCTGCTGGAGCTGCTCCACGGACATCCGCTGCCCTGGGGCGGCACGCTGGCGCTGGTGGTAGCGGATCTGACGCTCGATCTCCTGCCGCAGATCATCGCGCTGCGGCAGCGCGGCCAACAACTGACGTTGCTGCTGGTCGAGGCGACGCCGAGCGGACGCGCGCTAGCCAGGCAGCAGCAGCTTATGGTCTACGTGATCGACCGGCAGGGGCAGCCGGTTGGAGCCGGATATGCGTAA
- a CDS encoding DUF4129 domain-containing protein yields the protein MRNVRFNLWQMLLVVALVLGTVTAVLSGIQAVLPQLQLPWLLPLLALTAIDAVITQRVAARERLSLGEQGALRGVELTLLVVAIRLASLSAEGTALSAVLQPWLRDPLAFFGGYFATYVWPTLITWGLGTTLAQAVLAFETELPREGVRSLPNEEAAVIEDRVLALAHFDRYWLICTLVALGGAVLALYQMPLVLALQQWTTARPVVAVFACLVAGLVLHSQGQLDRLRYGWQIEQASVDSDVPRRWRRASGLLIVSACVVGLLLSQGTLWVPPPPLVPVINALLVIAAFIVSLLVALFGLLLFPFIWLLSLLVGNSPPSGPIFRPIPPPQIAAPPAERPLLPALIFWACIALLIGMALLRYVQQRQELRVLLMRWRGVRWLVRIFGVAWHDLQSWSALAVQTIQRRLRRSRRLPSPRITPPAGSQAQLRLLYQRMVRSAERRGIAHPRSQTPYEFRAALGSAVPPADADVSSLTDVYVAAEYGPQPAQPGDVRRARKHWRRIRYLIGRSHRSIDPLRLRRRRNK from the coding sequence ATGCGTAACGTTCGCTTCAACCTGTGGCAGATGCTGCTGGTCGTCGCGCTGGTGCTGGGCACGGTGACAGCCGTTCTCTCCGGTATCCAGGCGGTCTTGCCGCAGCTTCAGCTTCCGTGGCTGCTGCCGCTGCTGGCGCTCACCGCGATCGATGCGGTGATCACGCAGCGCGTTGCCGCGCGCGAGCGGCTGAGCCTGGGCGAGCAAGGCGCGCTGCGGGGCGTCGAGCTGACGCTGCTGGTCGTGGCAATCCGGCTGGCAAGTCTGAGCGCGGAGGGCACCGCGCTCAGCGCGGTGCTTCAGCCGTGGCTGCGCGATCCGCTGGCCTTTTTTGGCGGCTACTTTGCCACCTATGTGTGGCCGACGCTGATCACCTGGGGGCTGGGCACGACTCTCGCGCAGGCGGTGCTGGCCTTCGAGACTGAGCTGCCGCGCGAGGGCGTCCGCAGCCTGCCCAACGAAGAGGCCGCCGTGATCGAAGATCGGGTGCTGGCGCTGGCGCACTTCGATCGGTACTGGCTGATCTGCACGCTGGTTGCGCTGGGCGGCGCGGTCCTGGCGTTGTACCAGATGCCGCTTGTACTGGCGCTGCAACAGTGGACAACCGCGCGTCCGGTCGTGGCGGTCTTTGCATGCCTGGTTGCGGGTCTGGTGCTCCATAGCCAGGGACAGCTCGATCGTCTGCGCTACGGCTGGCAGATCGAGCAGGCCAGCGTCGATAGCGATGTGCCGCGTCGCTGGCGGCGTGCCAGCGGGCTGCTGATCGTCTCCGCCTGTGTTGTCGGCCTGCTGCTGAGCCAGGGAACGCTCTGGGTGCCACCGCCGCCGCTGGTGCCGGTCATCAATGCGCTGCTGGTGATCGCCGCGTTCATCGTGTCGCTGCTGGTTGCGCTGTTTGGCCTGCTCTTATTTCCCTTCATCTGGCTGCTGTCGCTGCTCGTCGGAAACAGCCCGCCGTCCGGCCCGATCTTTCGTCCGATCCCGCCGCCGCAGATCGCCGCGCCGCCTGCCGAGCGTCCGCTGCTACCGGCGCTGATTTTCTGGGCCTGTATCGCGCTGCTGATCGGGATGGCGCTGCTGCGCTATGTTCAGCAGCGGCAGGAGTTGCGTGTGCTGCTGATGCGCTGGCGTGGCGTGCGCTGGCTGGTGCGCATCTTTGGCGTGGCCTGGCACGACCTCCAGAGCTGGAGCGCGCTGGCGGTGCAGACGATCCAGCGCCGCCTCCGCCGCTCGCGACGCTTGCCGTCGCCGCGCATAACGCCGCCTGCCGGATCGCAGGCACAGTTGCGGCTGCTCTACCAGCGCATGGTTCGCTCAGCCGAGCGACGCGGCATCGCGCATCCGCGCTCGCAGACGCCGTACGAGTTTCGCGCCGCGCTCGGCAGCGCCGTGCCGCCCGCAGATGCCGATGTGAGCAGCCTGACCGATGTGTACGTGGCGGCTGAGTACGGCCCGCAGCCCGCGCAGCCTGGCGATGTGCGGCGGGCGCGCAAGCACTGGCGGCGGATCAGGTACCTGATCGGGCGCTCTCATCGCTCGATCGATCCGCTGCGCCTGCGCCGCAGGCGCAACAAGTGA
- a CDS encoding 6-pyruvoyl tetrahydropterin synthase family protein yields the protein MYRIEITKDYLGFAAAHFITMKGKCERLHGHNYQVWVEVEGELTADGYVFDFSELKRVAKALCDRLDHRVLLATENPQIDVYREGSAIHARYGTQHYMFPADDVVCLPIANTTAELLATYLAAQFAQLLRDQSDHELHAVGVWVAEGPGQRAYYRERL from the coding sequence ATGTATCGAATCGAGATCACGAAAGACTACTTAGGCTTTGCCGCAGCTCACTTTATTACGATGAAGGGCAAGTGCGAGCGGCTGCACGGCCACAACTATCAGGTGTGGGTCGAGGTTGAGGGCGAGCTGACCGCAGATGGCTACGTCTTCGACTTCAGCGAGCTAAAGCGCGTCGCCAAAGCGCTCTGCGACCGGCTTGACCACCGCGTTCTGCTTGCCACGGAGAATCCCCAGATCGATGTGTACCGCGAAGGCAGCGCGATCCACGCCCGCTACGGCACACAGCACTACATGTTCCCCGCCGACGATGTCGTCTGTCTACCCATCGCCAACACCACCGCCGAACTCCTCGCGACCTATCTTGCCGCTCAGTTTGCGCAACTCCTGCGCGATCAGTCCGATCACGAGCTACATGCTGTCGGCGTGTGGGTGGCGGAAGGGCCGGGCCAGCGCGCCTACTACCGCGAACGGTTGTAG
- the cas4 gene encoding CRISPR-associated protein Cas4, translating into MAYVLLACAVVLLAVALRLRRATGIPWARVQASDTGGWRAAEAPLISQRYGLVGKPDYVLETRDGLIPIEVKPSRTAPEPYDSDLMQLVAYCLLIEDTTGAAPPYGLLRYARHTFRVPYTRALRAELIELIEELRQRREAQDVPRSHDSAARCRGCGFYSMCDDRLA; encoded by the coding sequence ATGGCCTACGTTCTGCTGGCCTGTGCCGTGGTGCTGCTGGCGGTGGCTCTGCGGCTACGGCGCGCGACGGGCATTCCCTGGGCGCGGGTGCAGGCCAGCGATACGGGCGGTTGGCGCGCGGCGGAAGCGCCGCTGATCTCACAGCGCTACGGCCTGGTGGGCAAGCCCGACTATGTGCTTGAGACGCGCGACGGCCTCATTCCGATCGAGGTCAAGCCCAGCCGCACGGCGCCGGAGCCATACGATTCGGATCTGATGCAGCTTGTGGCCTACTGTCTGCTGATCGAAGACACAACCGGCGCTGCGCCGCCGTATGGTCTGCTGCGCTACGCGCGGCACACCTTTCGCGTACCCTACACGCGGGCGCTGCGGGCCGAGCTGATCGAGCTGATCGAGGAGCTGCGCCAGCGCCGAGAAGCGCAGGACGTGCCGCGCTCCCACGACTCGGCGGCGCGCTGTCGAGGCTGTGGCTTCTACAGCATGTGCGACGATCGGTTGGCGTGA